The Mesorhizobium sp. NBSH29 genome has a segment encoding these proteins:
- the msrA gene encoding peptide-methionine (S)-S-oxide reductase MsrA yields the protein MFFLSDMLNKKNTLPKPAESLPGRETPLATARTHHVSGHPLKGPYPEGLKTALFGLGCFWGAERLFWQTEGVWVTAVGYAGGHTPNPTYQETCTGMTGHTEVVLVVFDPKVISYAELLKLFWENHDPTQGMRQGNDVGTTYRSAIYTFGPAQELAALKSRDAYSSDLIKAGRTKITTEIAPAPTFYFAEEDHQQYLSKNPSGYCALRGTGVACVMPAAATA from the coding sequence ATGTTTTTCCTGAGTGATATGCTGAACAAAAAAAACACGCTGCCCAAGCCTGCCGAATCCCTGCCCGGCCGCGAGACGCCTCTCGCCACGGCCCGCACGCATCATGTTTCAGGACACCCGCTGAAAGGCCCCTATCCTGAGGGATTGAAAACTGCACTGTTCGGCCTTGGCTGCTTCTGGGGAGCCGAACGGCTGTTCTGGCAGACTGAGGGTGTCTGGGTTACCGCGGTGGGCTACGCTGGCGGCCATACGCCCAACCCGACCTATCAGGAGACCTGCACCGGCATGACCGGCCACACGGAAGTGGTGCTTGTCGTCTTCGACCCCAAAGTGATCTCGTATGCTGAACTGCTGAAACTGTTCTGGGAAAACCATGATCCCACGCAAGGTATGCGCCAGGGCAATGATGTCGGCACCACCTATCGCTCGGCGATTTACACTTTCGGTCCGGCGCAGGAATTGGCAGCGCTGAAATCGCGCGATGCCTATAGCAGCGATCTGATCAAGGCCGGTCGCACCAAGATCACCACCGAAATCGCCCCCGCACCGACCTTCTATTTTGCTGAAGAAGATCATCAGCAATACCTATCGAAGAACCCGTCCGGCTACTGCGCACTCAGGGGCACCGGCGTGGCTTGCGTTATGCCAGCTGCAGCAACTGCTTGA
- a CDS encoding glycosyltransferase family 2 protein, producing the protein MTRTIAIVVPVFNEAEGLQDFLAALNTVCDSISHEYSVTFRYVFVDDGSLDASFARLAAHDFGTRPARIIKLSRNFGKEAALSAGIDAAQDVDAAVLMDADLQHPPEMVREFVRIWLEGRADSVYAYKTTRHEAEGWARAGLSRAFFWVINRGARFRIPQNAGDFRLINRPFMDALRSLPESERFMKGLYGWIGFRQIGLPFTPAARLHGASRFTTLRILAITFDALTSFSTTPLRLMGIAGGVIAGASMLYGIYIIVERLLSSSPPSGIASLLALTAFFGGVQMIFLGLLGEYVGKAVTESKKRPAYIVAEDIDAGMNALRESPAPDTISDQC; encoded by the coding sequence ATGACCCGAACGATCGCCATCGTGGTACCGGTTTTCAACGAAGCCGAAGGCTTGCAGGATTTTCTCGCGGCGCTCAATACGGTCTGCGATTCGATCTCACACGAGTACTCGGTCACCTTCCGTTATGTTTTTGTCGATGACGGCAGTCTGGATGCCTCGTTCGCGCGCCTCGCCGCACATGATTTTGGTACCCGCCCCGCACGCATCATCAAGCTCTCGCGCAATTTCGGCAAGGAGGCGGCCCTCAGCGCTGGCATCGATGCGGCGCAGGACGTAGACGCGGCAGTCCTGATGGATGCCGACCTCCAGCATCCCCCTGAAATGGTGCGCGAGTTCGTGCGTATCTGGCTGGAGGGCAGAGCCGACAGTGTATACGCTTACAAAACAACCCGACACGAGGCAGAAGGATGGGCGCGTGCGGGGCTCTCTCGTGCATTCTTCTGGGTGATCAATCGTGGCGCACGTTTCCGGATTCCCCAGAATGCCGGCGATTTCCGGCTGATCAACCGGCCATTTATGGACGCGCTGCGCAGTCTCCCTGAAAGCGAACGCTTTATGAAGGGGCTCTATGGCTGGATCGGTTTTCGTCAGATTGGGTTGCCGTTCACGCCGGCGGCGCGCCTGCACGGCGCATCCAGGTTCACCACGCTGCGCATCCTCGCAATAACTTTTGACGCATTGACCAGTTTCAGCACCACGCCGCTGCGTCTTATGGGCATTGCTGGTGGTGTCATAGCTGGCGCCAGCATGTTGTACGGTATCTATATCATCGTCGAGCGGCTGCTATCTTCCTCGCCACCTTCGGGGATAGCATCCTTGCTCGCATTGACTGCATTTTTCGGCGGCGTTCAGATGATCTTTCTGGGCTTACTCGGCGAGTATGTCGGCAAGGCCGTGACCGAATCGAAAAAGCGCCCTGCCTATATCGTGGCCGAAGATATCGACGCCGGCATGAACGCGCTTCGGGAAAGTCCCGCACCCGATACGATATCTGACCAATGCTGA
- a CDS encoding ChbG/HpnK family deacetylase, which yields MLIADDFGLGRGHDRVILSLLEAGKLDGTSVMVNTAITAQDISRLRALRRAGVAQVGLHLNLTHELPGIGATWRLGSLLLMGLAGRLQRAAINRALSSQADIFVNLFGEGPDFIDGHQHCHVFPGVAKLVAPLAGNAWLRIPVPSTWAQKWLNVRAGGNKTVLIMIFALWARRLFRAQRCQTNKDFSGFLRLDRPHDVARWLPRVIAQAGQDCVVMVHPGDATDPLQCTGHAPRSRAIEAQIIAEYRL from the coding sequence ATGCTGATTGCCGACGATTTTGGCCTGGGGCGCGGTCATGACCGGGTAATCCTGAGCCTGCTTGAAGCGGGTAAACTCGATGGAACGTCGGTGATGGTGAACACCGCAATAACGGCCCAAGATATTTCCCGGCTTCGCGCACTGCGCCGGGCAGGCGTGGCTCAGGTGGGACTGCATCTCAACCTGACACATGAGTTGCCGGGCATCGGCGCGACCTGGCGGCTGGGTTCCTTGCTGCTAATGGGGCTTGCCGGGCGTTTGCAGCGCGCTGCAATCAACCGCGCCCTCAGCAGCCAGGCGGATATTTTTGTAAACCTTTTCGGCGAGGGCCCCGATTTTATCGACGGCCACCAGCATTGTCATGTGTTTCCCGGCGTCGCCAAATTGGTCGCTCCTCTGGCAGGTAATGCTTGGCTGCGCATCCCTGTACCCTCAACGTGGGCACAAAAATGGCTGAATGTACGAGCCGGTGGCAACAAGACAGTGCTGATCATGATTTTTGCCTTGTGGGCGCGCCGGCTGTTCCGTGCCCAACGCTGCCAGACCAATAAGGATTTTTCCGGCTTCCTGCGGTTGGACCGACCACACGACGTTGCGCGGTGGCTCCCGAGAGTGATCGCACAAGCGGGGCAGGACTGCGTGGTGATGGTACACCCAGGTGATGCTACCGATCCCTTGCAATGCACTGGGCATGCACCCCGATCACGCGCCATTGAGGCTCAGATCATTGCCGAATATCGTCTCTGA
- a CDS encoding ArnT family glycosyltransferase encodes MVIRPSSVWWFLASLLLIRVLAMIWLPLTDPTEARYAEIARKMAETGNWITPQFDYGIPFWAKPPLHTWLSALGILLLGPTPFAARLFILVASLTMLYAFWRWANSCVGRDTARTAVLVAASSAFFFGASAYVMTDMVLTLGLTLCMAGFFAGLGGSRSWGWLFFVGIAVGLLAKGPVATVLAALPIAAFMLWRGGWRDLLNLPWLGGIALVLVTVVPWYVAAEIATPGFLYYFIIGEHIERFLVPGWTGDLYGAGRAHAYGMIWVYFLACALPWSFFLPEFFYRLRRGLPIRSQADGLELYLFFWVLSPLFVFTAAANILPAYVLPAILPAALLGTLLWRSSRMGGDLRAALAAGIMAVVFAVLTLGAALFPDLDALPSQAHLISEAGPGRIALLGQRNYSAEFYTRATIARFENTDALAVWLAQGGPASILVPTPMQAEFVDRFGTSTELKDSNNRYALFVSKPSL; translated from the coding sequence ATGGTAATACGTCCTTCCAGCGTTTGGTGGTTCCTCGCTTCGCTGCTTCTGATCCGCGTTCTGGCCATGATCTGGCTGCCTCTCACCGATCCGACCGAGGCGCGCTACGCTGAGATCGCGCGCAAGATGGCCGAGACCGGCAACTGGATCACACCTCAATTCGACTATGGCATCCCTTTCTGGGCCAAGCCTCCGCTGCACACCTGGCTGTCCGCGCTGGGCATTTTACTCCTGGGTCCGACGCCTTTTGCTGCACGCCTTTTCATACTTGTCGCTTCGCTGACCATGCTCTACGCCTTCTGGCGTTGGGCGAATTCTTGCGTGGGGCGCGATACTGCACGCACAGCTGTGCTGGTCGCGGCGAGCTCGGCCTTCTTCTTCGGAGCATCGGCCTATGTGATGACTGATATGGTGCTGACTCTCGGCCTGACGCTGTGCATGGCCGGGTTTTTTGCGGGTCTAGGTGGATCACGCAGTTGGGGTTGGCTGTTTTTCGTCGGCATCGCTGTCGGTCTGCTGGCGAAGGGGCCAGTTGCAACCGTGCTGGCCGCGTTGCCGATTGCCGCCTTCATGCTGTGGCGTGGCGGCTGGCGTGACCTCTTGAACCTTCCATGGCTGGGCGGCATTGCACTGGTATTAGTCACCGTCGTGCCCTGGTATGTAGCTGCCGAAATCGCGACGCCGGGATTCCTCTACTATTTCATCATCGGCGAGCACATAGAACGTTTCCTGGTTCCGGGATGGACCGGAGATCTCTACGGCGCCGGACGGGCACATGCATACGGCATGATCTGGGTCTATTTCCTCGCTTGCGCCTTGCCATGGAGCTTTTTTCTGCCTGAGTTTTTCTACAGGCTGCGCCGCGGGCTTCCCATCCGCTCGCAAGCAGACGGGCTGGAGCTTTATCTGTTTTTTTGGGTCCTTTCCCCTCTCTTCGTCTTCACTGCGGCAGCCAACATCTTGCCCGCCTATGTCCTGCCGGCCATCCTGCCTGCCGCGCTTCTCGGGACGCTTTTGTGGCGCAGTTCGCGTATGGGCGGAGACCTCCGGGCTGCATTGGCAGCCGGGATCATGGCTGTCGTCTTCGCGGTGCTGACGCTCGGAGCGGCGCTGTTCCCCGATCTGGACGCGCTGCCAAGCCAAGCGCACCTGATCAGCGAGGCCGGGCCCGGACGCATTGCCCTGCTCGGCCAGCGTAACTATTCAGCTGAATTTTACACGCGGGCAACAATTGCCCGCTTTGAAAACACGGACGCGCTTGCGGTTTGGCTGGCGCAAGGTGGTCCAGCCAGCATTCTCGTGCCCACCCCAATGCAGGCGGAATTTGTTGACCGCTTCGGCACTTCCACTGAACTGAAGGACAGCAACAACCGATACGCGCTGTTCGTCAGCAAACCATCGCTGTGA